The following coding sequences are from one bacterium SCSIO 12741 window:
- a CDS encoding serine hydrolase encodes MIRSAITWFFCLWLVLPTYAQFSDIADDPESKPYLSTFQTPEFLLDSTDQWVDKTMRNLTEEQRIAQLFMVAAYSNRDEDHIKQINKLITQYHIGGLIFFQGGPVRQAKLTNAYQEKSEVPLMIAMDAEWGLSMRLDSTMEFPRQMALGAIADPSEVYEMGRVLAMQCKRLGVHVNFAPVVDINNNPNNPVINSRSFGEDKLRVAQMGMAYMKGMQDEHVVACAKHFPGHGDTDKDSHKALPVINHDSTRLHDIELYPFRELINGGLASVMVAHLQVPALEPAENTATTLSPNVVTELLQDDLKFKGLIFTDALNMKGVSQFYKPGEVDVKALLAGNDVLLFAEDVPQAIKKIKESIAEGLITQEEVDRRCRKILAAKKWVGLDKYEPIVLDNLANDLSEKEAEMVNRNLVKKSLTLLKNNKQVIPIRNLDSLKIASIAIGADSVNTFQSGLSRYAQVDHFQVSKKPQLKNLIEINDKVADYDLLIVSLHGTSQYPSRKFGVTNEAVDFLTLLAEKKPTIFSYFGNPYGLARFTGVNRLEALAMGYHDNEWYQDYMAQALFGAIPFEGKLPVSVGETFPVGTGLAEEAIGRFEYSLPEDLGINSSDLAQIDSIAWEGIRQGAYPGCQILVARKGKVLYSKNFGYHTYDKKIPVTDESIYDLASITKVAATTFSLMKLMDEGKVSLDNYLCDYLPEWVDTATYQYSEIKLRDMLAHQAGLVPWIPFYKRTLANGYPMYNYYSLVKSETYPYKVTESLYMHKDYPAQIISEILNTPLRDNRDYKYSDLGYYFLKMIVEKETGQTLDQYVLQEFYRPMGLTTTGFYPRERAPLDQIVPTENDKTFRRQLIHGDVHDPGAAMMGGVGGHAGLFSNANDLAKIMQCFMQFGHYGNEQYLSRVAVKEFTKCQFCEDDNRRGAGFDKPVRDGGGGPTCHCISYESFGHTGFTGTMAWADPTEEVVYIFLSNRVYPDASNYKLIQLNTRTRIQEVIYDAIEASKSRVEG; translated from the coding sequence ATGATCCGATCCGCAATTACCTGGTTCTTTTGCCTTTGGCTTGTCCTGCCCACCTATGCGCAGTTCAGCGATATCGCAGATGATCCGGAGTCAAAGCCCTACTTATCGACTTTTCAAACCCCCGAATTTCTGCTTGATTCTACCGATCAATGGGTGGATAAAACCATGCGTAACCTAACCGAAGAGCAACGGATCGCCCAGCTTTTTATGGTAGCAGCCTACTCCAACCGGGACGAGGATCACATTAAACAAATCAATAAGCTCATTACCCAGTACCACATTGGCGGGCTGATTTTCTTTCAAGGAGGTCCTGTTCGTCAGGCTAAATTGACGAATGCTTACCAGGAGAAAAGTGAGGTGCCGTTGATGATCGCAATGGATGCTGAATGGGGGCTTTCCATGCGGTTGGATAGCACGATGGAATTTCCTCGTCAAATGGCCTTGGGAGCCATTGCGGATCCCTCTGAAGTGTACGAAATGGGTCGTGTTTTGGCCATGCAATGTAAACGCCTTGGAGTGCACGTGAATTTTGCACCCGTGGTTGACATAAACAACAACCCCAACAACCCGGTTATCAATTCCCGGTCTTTTGGAGAAGATAAACTGCGTGTGGCTCAGATGGGAATGGCCTACATGAAGGGAATGCAGGATGAACATGTGGTGGCCTGTGCCAAGCACTTTCCTGGGCACGGCGATACGGACAAAGATTCGCACAAGGCACTTCCCGTGATTAACCACGATAGTACCCGCCTGCATGATATTGAACTCTATCCTTTCCGAGAGTTGATCAATGGTGGTTTGGCCAGTGTGATGGTTGCTCACTTGCAAGTACCTGCCTTAGAACCTGCAGAAAACACAGCAACAACTTTGAGCCCTAATGTGGTGACAGAACTGTTGCAAGATGACCTTAAATTCAAGGGACTCATTTTTACCGATGCACTCAACATGAAAGGGGTGAGCCAGTTTTACAAACCTGGAGAAGTAGATGTAAAAGCTTTGCTGGCCGGTAACGATGTATTGCTCTTTGCTGAAGATGTTCCTCAAGCGATCAAAAAAATCAAAGAAAGTATTGCTGAAGGGTTGATTACTCAAGAAGAAGTGGATCGTCGCTGCCGTAAAATATTAGCTGCCAAAAAGTGGGTGGGGTTGGATAAATACGAACCCATCGTTCTCGATAATTTGGCCAATGACCTGTCGGAAAAAGAGGCTGAAATGGTGAATCGGAACCTAGTGAAGAAGTCCCTGACTCTATTGAAAAACAACAAGCAGGTGATTCCCATTCGCAATTTGGATAGCCTGAAAATTGCCAGCATCGCCATTGGGGCTGATTCGGTAAATACCTTTCAAAGTGGTCTGTCCCGATATGCTCAGGTCGACCATTTTCAGGTGAGCAAGAAACCGCAACTTAAGAACCTGATTGAGATCAATGACAAAGTAGCCGACTACGATTTGCTCATTGTGAGTTTGCATGGTACAAGTCAATACCCTTCCCGAAAATTTGGAGTGACCAACGAAGCCGTTGACTTCTTGACCTTGCTCGCTGAGAAGAAACCAACGATATTCTCCTATTTCGGAAATCCTTATGGTCTTGCCCGTTTCACTGGGGTAAACCGATTGGAAGCATTGGCCATGGGATACCATGATAACGAATGGTACCAGGACTATATGGCTCAAGCCCTGTTTGGAGCAATTCCGTTTGAAGGAAAGCTACCGGTTTCCGTTGGTGAAACTTTTCCGGTGGGAACAGGTCTAGCTGAAGAAGCTATTGGGCGGTTCGAATATTCGCTTCCTGAAGATTTAGGAATCAATAGTTCAGACCTGGCTCAAATCGATTCTATTGCCTGGGAAGGAATTCGCCAGGGAGCTTATCCTGGATGCCAGATTCTGGTAGCCCGCAAGGGAAAGGTACTTTACTCTAAAAATTTTGGATACCACACCTACGACAAAAAGATTCCGGTTACGGACGAATCCATTTACGATTTGGCTTCCATTACCAAAGTGGCAGCAACAACCTTCAGCTTGATGAAGCTGATGGATGAAGGGAAGGTTAGCCTCGATAATTACCTGTGTGATTATTTGCCAGAGTGGGTAGATACTGCCACCTATCAGTACAGCGAAATCAAGTTGAGAGATATGCTTGCTCACCAGGCCGGATTGGTGCCTTGGATTCCTTTCTACAAAAGAACTTTGGCCAACGGATACCCGATGTACAACTACTACTCCCTGGTTAAGTCAGAGACGTATCCCTACAAAGTAACTGAGAGCCTTTACATGCATAAGGATTACCCAGCTCAGATAATTAGCGAGATCCTCAATACACCTTTGCGCGACAACCGAGACTATAAATACAGCGATTTGGGTTATTACTTCCTTAAAATGATCGTTGAGAAGGAGACTGGACAGACCTTGGATCAATACGTGCTGCAGGAATTCTATCGCCCCATGGGCTTGACCACCACAGGGTTTTATCCACGGGAAAGGGCCCCTTTGGATCAGATTGTTCCGACAGAAAATGACAAAACCTTTCGCCGTCAGCTTATTCATGGAGACGTTCATGATCCTGGAGCGGCGATGATGGGTGGAGTAGGTGGTCATGCGGGATTGTTTTCCAATGCGAATGACCTGGCCAAGATCATGCAGTGTTTTATGCAATTTGGTCACTATGGCAATGAGCAATACCTCTCTCGGGTAGCGGTTAAAGAGTTTACCAAGTGTCAGTTCTGCGAAGATGACAATCGTCGTGGAGCAGGTTTCGATAAGCCGGTAAGAGATGGCGGCGGCGGCCCGACCTGCCACTGTATTTCTTACGAGAGCTTTGGCCACACAGGGTTTACCGGAACCATGGCTTGGGCCGATCCGACCGAAGAAGTGGTGTACATTTTTCTATCCAATCGGGTGTATCCTGATGCTTCTAACTACAAGCTTATTCAGCTCAATACCCGTACCCGAATTCAGGAAGTGATTTACGATGCGATCGAAGCGTCTAAAAGTCGTGTAGAAGGCTAA
- the bshA gene encoding N-acetyl-alpha-D-glucosaminyl L-malate synthase BshA, whose product MKIGIVLYPTFGGSGVVATELGMALAEKGHEVHFITYDQPARLSELGENMFYHEVSVSDYPLFHYKPYELVLTSKLVDVVKHEKLDLLHVHYAIPHASAAFMAQKILAKENIRIPYITTLHGTDITLLGRDPSFEPVITFAINESDAVTAVSASLKDDTHRLFQISRPIDVIPNFICPDRHVRKENPSLVNYYAPNGERIIMHISNFRKVKRVQDVMSVFDKVRKEVPSKMLFVGDGPERYRIEAMCRELGACDDTFFLGKIQGVEEVLSIADLFLLTSETESFGLAALEAMITKVPVISTNTGGLPEVNKHEYSGYLSDVGDVDDMAANALKILRDTETLNRFKEQAYEQALEFDINRILPQYEALYNQVLKNPVVE is encoded by the coding sequence ATGAAGATAGGTATCGTGCTTTACCCAACTTTTGGTGGAAGTGGTGTAGTGGCCACCGAATTGGGGATGGCTTTGGCGGAGAAAGGACACGAAGTGCATTTCATTACCTACGATCAGCCGGCCCGGTTGAGTGAGTTGGGTGAAAATATGTTTTACCATGAGGTGAGCGTATCCGATTATCCTTTGTTTCACTATAAGCCTTACGAACTTGTATTAACCAGTAAACTGGTGGATGTGGTAAAACACGAAAAGCTCGATCTTCTTCATGTTCATTACGCCATTCCGCACGCTTCAGCGGCTTTTATGGCGCAAAAAATTTTGGCGAAGGAAAATATCCGAATTCCATACATCACTACGCTACACGGTACGGATATCACCTTGCTGGGACGGGATCCCTCATTTGAACCAGTCATTACTTTCGCCATTAACGAAAGCGATGCCGTAACAGCCGTTTCTGCCAGTTTGAAAGACGATACTCACCGCTTATTCCAAATCAGTCGCCCGATAGATGTGATTCCCAATTTCATTTGCCCGGACAGGCATGTACGCAAGGAAAATCCGTCTTTGGTGAACTACTATGCTCCGAACGGAGAACGCATCATTATGCACATATCCAACTTTAGAAAGGTGAAGCGGGTGCAAGACGTGATGTCTGTGTTCGACAAGGTTCGCAAAGAAGTTCCTTCCAAAATGCTATTTGTTGGAGATGGACCGGAACGTTACCGAATTGAGGCCATGTGCAGGGAGTTGGGAGCTTGTGACGATACTTTTTTCCTGGGCAAAATTCAAGGAGTGGAAGAAGTACTCAGCATTGCTGACCTGTTTTTATTGACCTCGGAAACTGAAAGTTTTGGATTGGCTGCGTTGGAAGCTATGATTACCAAAGTGCCCGTTATTTCTACCAATACCGGTGGTTTGCCCGAGGTGAATAAACATGAGTATTCTGGCTACCTGAGCGACGTTGGTGATGTGGATGACATGGCTGCCAATGCCTTGAAAATATTGAGGGATACAGAAACCTTGAACCGGTTCAAAGAGCAGGCCTATGAGCAAGCCTTGGAATTTGACATCAATCGAATTTTACCCCAGTACGAAGCCCTGTATAATCAAGTGCTGAAGAATCCTGTTGTGGAATGA